In the genome of Pseudarthrobacter sp. IC2-21, one region contains:
- a CDS encoding chorismate mutase, whose translation MATIQGNDREASADKEQLAAVRVAVDEVDDQIVTLIARRERLIRIAGTLKGDDAEVRAPGRVERVIEHVRDAAEKKDIDPDIVESTYRAMISGFIELELKVHKENS comes from the coding sequence ATGGCAACAATTCAAGGGAACGATCGGGAAGCATCTGCCGACAAGGAACAGCTCGCTGCCGTTCGAGTTGCCGTCGACGAAGTGGATGACCAGATTGTCACACTGATTGCGCGGCGGGAACGCCTGATCCGGATCGCAGGGACGCTGAAGGGCGACGACGCGGAAGTCCGGGCGCCCGGCCGGGTGGAGCGCGTGATAGAACACGTGAGGGACGCTGCCGAAAAGAAGGACATTGACCCGGACATCGTGGAATCCACCTACCGGGCCATGATCTCAGGGTTCATCGAACTCGAGCTGAAGGTCCACAAGGAAAACAGCTGA
- a CDS encoding VOC family protein: MQPRVDFISLGVRSVDAARRFYVEGLGWPVRGEHPGDVVFIQVNHGLILSLWDAGQMHAEAGVALPGPVPCITLSHNLPSTEDVDRVMAEARAAGAQIVAEPVTQPWGGYSGYFADPDGFRWEVAYNPTWAVDDDGKVTV, encoded by the coding sequence ATGCAGCCCAGAGTCGACTTCATCTCACTAGGCGTTCGCAGCGTTGATGCCGCCCGCCGCTTCTATGTGGAAGGCCTCGGCTGGCCGGTGCGGGGTGAACATCCTGGCGACGTGGTGTTCATCCAGGTTAATCACGGCCTGATCCTTTCCCTGTGGGATGCCGGGCAGATGCACGCCGAAGCGGGAGTGGCCCTTCCCGGACCCGTTCCCTGCATCACGCTCAGCCACAACCTTCCCAGCACCGAGGACGTGGACCGGGTGATGGCCGAGGCAAGGGCCGCAGGCGCCCAGATCGTGGCCGAACCTGTCACCCAGCCCTGGGGCGGGTACAGCGGCTATTTTGCCGATCCGGACGGGTTCCGCTGGGAGGTTGCCTACAACCCCACGTGGGCAGTGGACGACGACGGCAAGGTCACCGTCTAG